CCCTTTTTCCATGTTTCGCTCTCGTTTTTGGCAAGCTCTTCTACACTTAAGCCCTTGTTTTGAGCCTCACTTTCTTCGATATAAGGCAAGAAATCCTCGGCCTTCATATCCTCAAAAGCAAGCGCTAAATTCATCATATCGCCCTTTGGATCGATGATGATAGATGGGATATTATCTATACAAGCCTCTTCTAAAATCGTTATACCAAGACCGGTTTTACCACTTCCCGTCATGCCTATGATAGCCGCGTGAGTGGTTAGATCCTTGTTTTTATATAAAAACGGCTCTTTATCTTTAAGTCCTACGTAAAATAACTTTAAATTTTCTTGTATAGTTTTCATAAATTATTGATATAAATTGAGCTGCTCTTTTAATTCTTTGATAGTCTCTATTACACGCTCTTTTGTGAATTGATTTATAACCTCTTGTACATCTTGCCCATCTATAATTTGGCAACAGTACCTCACAGCTCCTCTATAAACTAGCTCTACTATCAATTTTAAATTAACTTCTATATCTTTTATCTCTTTGGTTGTAGGAATTTCTAAAGAAAATTTGGCTTTTATAGTACCACCACTTCTAAATGTGCCACAGTTTGTACTAACTACACCTATTCCACCCTCTGAAATATCGTATAAATTTCCTTGAATTTCTCCATTTTCATCACTTAATATAACTTTAGTGTAACGATTAGGATACACTCTTTGGAATTTTCTTAAATTTGCATGGAGATTATTTGCATATGTGAAATTTTTCAAAGTTACAGTTGAGCTTGCTATATCTACAGATACTATATCCGCCACTATGTTTTTTGCAAAATATTCATCTTGTACTATATAAGCATTTCTCTCCTCTTTCATAGCCAAAATCTGCATAAGATTAACTTCGCATACAACATACTCATTTTCAACAGACAAAACTTTACCAAAACACTCTACTTTTACACCATTATATAAATTTAGAAAATGTACAGAATGCACTTTTTCTATAATTTTTTTAAAAACATCAATAGCGCCTTCAAGTATTGTTGCTTTTCCGCCATTAAAACTAAAATGCAGGTCTTTATTCATATACTACCTCCTACATAATTTTACAATAAAGTAAAAAATTACTAATTATAGTAAAAATTTCTTATTTTTTTTATTAATCGTTAAA
This Campylobacter sp. RM16192 DNA region includes the following protein-coding sequences:
- a CDS encoding PilZ domain-containing protein: MNKDLHFSFNGGKATILEGAIDVFKKIIEKVHSVHFLNLYNGVKVECFGKVLSVENEYVVCEVNLMQILAMKEERNAYIVQDEYFAKNIVADIVSVDIASSTVTLKNFTYANNLHANLRKFQRVYPNRYTKVILSDENGEIQGNLYDISEGGIGVVSTNCGTFRSGGTIKAKFSLEIPTTKEIKDIEVNLKLIVELVYRGAVRYCCQIIDGQDVQEVINQFTKERVIETIKELKEQLNLYQ